The genomic region CTTGACGAATTTGGGATAAAAAACCACAGCAGGTTCGACCGGGAACGTTGGCCGCCTGTCTTTCCGGAACTTCAGACGCAGAAAGCCGCCTTCCAGGGGGTGGACATGGAATACTCGTTTGAATTCGCGGTAGAACAGCAAGCGATGGAGCGTCGTGAGTTTCTTGTTGCTGCGCATAGCAACCATGCGCTTGAAGATAGTCTCCATGTGGTCGAAGGTGTAGAAATGATCCCAGACCGCCTTGTAGGCCTCCTTCCATTCCGCATCAGACAGTGTCGGATGCTTGGTGACCATATGGTTCAGGTCGTACTTGTTTAAATCCGGGTCCATCCATTCGCCTTTTTGATACATTGCTTGATGGTCCTCGCAGCCTGGCAGAGGCGTCAGGACGGTGAAATAGATATGGTCAATTGCCAGTTCGCGCTTAATGGTTTCGACGTCTTCCAATAAAGACTCTTTTGTATCGCCGGGAAAGCCGACGATGTAGCCGGCACAGATAACAACGGGGTACTGCTTCCATGCCAGAATCTGTTCTTTATAGCCGGATATTATGTTCTGCCGCTTTTTAACAGCGAGCAGATTTTCCGTATTGATGTTTTCCAAGCCGATAAAGATTTGGTCTACTCCAGCTTTACAGCATTTTTCAACAAAGCCGTGAATCTTATGACAAAGCGTATCTATCTGGATGGAGAAGCGTACTTCAATACCCTCTTGTTCACGTAGATCGATGACGCGATCCAGACAGGCTTCCCAATTTTTATTACGGGCAAAATTATCGTCGGTGAGAAAGAAACTGTGCACACCGATTTTATGATTCTCCCGGATGATGCGCTCAAGATCGTCTGCACCGCGGAAACGGCTTTTCCTGCCCTGGACGTTAATGATGGTGCAGAAGGAGCACTTGAAAGGGCAGCCACGACCCAAGTCAAAACTGCTGTAGGTTCCGTACGTGTGTTCTACCTGTTCACGGGGAAGGAAAGGGATCGGCTCGTCAGGCAAACCTGGCAAGTCTTCCAGATAGTTGTAGATCGGTTTCACAGTCCCTTTGTATGCATCAATAAGAAGCTTATCCAGGCGTTGCCCTTCCGCTTCACCTGCGAAGAAGCTGATGCCCAGGTTTTGCGCGTCGACCATGTCTTTTGGCATCTCGTCCAACATAGAAAAACAGCCGGAGACATGGAAGCCGCCAATACAAACCGGGATATCCTGGGCCAGGAACGGCAAAGATAAATCAATTGCGCGAGGAAACTGGTTCGACTGCACACCCACCATACCGACCAGTGCCATGCCGCCGTCGCGCTTGATCATAGCAATCAGCGCCTCCGTGTTTACCCTGCTGTTGTATTCATCAATGGCGTGCAGGCGAATCTCGACATGTTCACCGAGTACGTGCCGGTCCTTGCAACTTTGCGACAGGCCATAAACGCATGCCAATGAGTTGGACGGAATTAAGGATTTAAGCCATTGGATCGGATAGCCATCGTCATCGTAATGCGTTGGCTTGATCATTATGAAATGGAATATCTCTTGCACCTTCACTCCGTAGACGCGGTGGTTACCTGGAAATAACGTTTAGGTAACTGGAAGAAAAAACTGTAGATTCAGTACTTTAATCATTTTCTGGGGCCAAAGGCAAATATGTTTGCCACAACGTATCAACCAATGCGGCTCCGAGACACAGTGCCACCACACCCGGTTCCGGTGG from Gammaproteobacteria bacterium (ex Lamellibrachia satsuma) harbors:
- a CDS encoding radical SAM protein, coding for MQEIFHFIMIKPTHYDDDGYPIQWLKSLIPSNSLACVYGLSQSCKDRHVLGEHVEIRLHAIDEYNSRVNTEALIAMIKRDGGMALVGMVGVQSNQFPRAIDLSLPFLAQDIPVCIGGFHVSGCFSMLDEMPKDMVDAQNLGISFFAGEAEGQRLDKLLIDAYKGTVKPIYNYLEDLPGLPDEPIPFLPREQVEHTYGTYSSFDLGRGCPFKCSFCTIINVQGRKSRFRGADDLERIIRENHKIGVHSFFLTDDNFARNKNWEACLDRVIDLREQEGIEVRFSIQIDTLCHKIHGFVEKCCKAGVDQIFIGLENINTENLLAVKKRQNIISGYKEQILAWKQYPVVICAGYIVGFPGDTKESLLEDVETIKRELAIDHIYFTVLTPLPGCEDHQAMYQKGEWMDPDLNKYDLNHMVTKHPTLSDAEWKEAYKAVWDHFYTFDHMETIFKRMVAMRSNKKLTTLHRLLFYREFKRVFHVHPLEGGFLRLKFRKDRRPTFPVEPAVVFYPKFVKETLFTMGKAIPTYIRLRLMLKRIWTDPNRFKYVDQAITPISEDSSGRISNI